The sequence below is a genomic window from Coffea arabica cultivar ET-39 chromosome 4c, Coffea Arabica ET-39 HiFi, whole genome shotgun sequence.
CGTTGGTGTGGTGGTGAGGAATCACTTGGGTCAAGTGGAGGCTATAATGGCTACACGGGTCGAAGGAGCTCACAATGCAGAACATGTGGAATGCTTGGCTTTTCTCACTGCTTTGGAGTTTGCAAGAGACTTTGGAATCTCGCATTTCTTGCTCGAAAGGGATGCTTTAAATATTGTTCAAAGGATTAACAGCAATGAACCTGATTTGTCATTGATAGGTAACTTAATCCATGGCATCAGAGCTATGCTGCATACTTTTGATTTTGTCAAGGTTAGTCATGTGAGGAGGACCAATAATGTCCCTACCCACATCATGCCAAAGTTATCGTTATCTTTTGAGGGAAGTAGAGTTTGGTTTGTAAACTTCCCCAAGTCTGTTATTGAGGCTGCTCTTGTAGATTTGCAATGAATGGaggtttttctttcaaaaaaaaaaactttaaatagATTTATAGCTTAGAAATGTCCTTTTTATGTACAATCTTGAATAGCATAAAATCTGTTTAACTAGCGTGTTAATATGTTAATTTTGTTAAAAGAACACAatcttctttttaattttttaattttttttattctacAAGTAGGAAATTTTAGATCCAGAATCTCCTACACATCATCTCTACCTTACCACCAAACCCAACCCTCCCCTAAAAGAACACAATCTGATGAATGTCAAGACTAAAATAGTGAACTTATGGGATGGTAGTACGCCTGACAATTATACCCAAAACCCAACAACTCATCCAACCTACCGACTAATTTGAGAGGTTGGGTTGGGTAATTTGGGCGTTGGGTCAATTTTGGATTGGATAATAAAAATCCAGATATATTTTGGGCGGTTTAGATATTTGTGTTGGGCACCCATTACCCTacttatatttaaaaaataaataaattaattaaatttacaCTAAGGATGACATATTTGAATTTGGGAAAAAAGTCCCAATAGCCCTATAACTTTTAACCAAGTGAACTTTTGACCCTCCAACAATTAATAGTAAATTTTTGGCATCCGATCTATCAAAAGAACTAATTATTGGTCCTTCTGTCAAGTTCAATAGTTGAGTGATGAAAACCATTATTACGTGTGACGCATGAGAACATATGAAGGGCATTGTAGTCCACCCAGAATGCTGGAAACCAACACATCGCTTTGCAGATGAGTCAGATACATGAATATTATCTCCTCCGCCAATATTATTAATCAGCAGGGATAGATGAGAAATTGAGTCAAATGAAAGCTGCTTTAATATCTCACCAAACCCATTTAAGTTGGCTTTTGCCAAAACAGCAAGTTGTGAGGGTTCAAGAAACTTTAAGGATTTCAAGATGTTAGAGATTGACAGATGATGACTCCATGAAAGGAGAATCAATACCCCAGATTGATATACAAAGCAATCATGAGTACTAGCAGCAGTGAAATAGACTTCAATTTTATGAAGAACCAAGGTCTTGCTTTCACCATATCATTGTCAGTTCCATTAGACATACGACAACTATCAAGTGAGAAACCAGATCAAGGTTTTTggttcctctttttttcttcaataaTCCCCTTGAATGATTTCTCAGTAATGGGTTCACCGATAGTTGGCACTGGGACTTTTTTCCGTAAAAATTATAATGAAGatgagaaaccaaaaaaaaatgaagatatttgAACAGGGAGAAAATGGGGGGTGTTAGTACTAAATCGTATCAGTAACAATTATAGATCTAAAGTAACAATTAGTTACAGATCTAAAACTACCTCATCTTTCCATGTGTGGATGATGTCTAAGAAATAGAGgtttaaaattttccaaaaaaataaaaaggaaataaagaaaagtcaacTGGTAATTAAGGAAGCATTGTGCTAGAGCGGGGCTAGAGATGGATCTCCGGTGGCAGCAGCAAGAACACATTTGTTGAGATTGGTGACGACAACAACAAAGATTTATTGAGTGGGCAAGTAACTTGACTGGAATCGACCTCTTATCTAGGCAATCTTTGTGAAAGGCATTAGTGAACCTGGAAAGCTGCCTCACCTTGAGCTTCAAATCTATGTGGTCTAGGCAAATGGTGCACATCTTCTGTGGAAGAATATCATCTTCTTAGTTCGATGATGGTGGTAATGattctgcttcttcttcttgttcttcttgTTGGAATTAATGGCAGAATCTCGTGGGTAGACAAGAATGCCCCTGCTAATTCCTCGTGCATCGCATGTGATGTTGCTTTCTGTCATTCTCAACTGCTGGAATTGACGAAAGGACCAATATTTTGCACTTTTAATAGATCGGGGACCAAAATGTTACTTCTAATTGTTGGACGGCTAAAAGTTTGCCCGAATAAAAGTTTAAGGGCCATTGGGACTTTTTCCCCTTTGAATTTCACATAGGTGATACTCTATCTTTAACTTATCTTATATATCTTGTTGTACAAAGGTGAATGGTCATTGGTTGGTTAGAATTTATGTTGTTTGGGTATTATTACACAGAGGATGTATGGAAGGATAGGGATGGGATTGCTAGTGAAAAATCAAGATCTCTTGGGTTGATACATCTTGGATAAGAGAAACTGCTGGTGATGATCCTTTTTGTGTCAGCGTAAGCTGTATTGTAGCCTTATTAGCTGCAATCTCGCATTTTGTGCATTGAAGGATGGTCTGTATGCATACACATGAAGCAGAATGGCATTATCCCTGAAGGTCTCCAACATTGTATTCTTATTCCATGACTGCAGTGCGAAAAAAAATATGGGTACTTGAATATATTTGAGGATAAAGCAAAACCTGGTATGGTCTTTGGCTCTACTATGGATAGTGATATTTGAACTAATTGGTTGAGAATTGCATCTCTCTCatcaaaatttcagtttaattAAGACGTGGTTGGATCTTTTATGAGACTAGAAATATGTTTGGTACAGCTAATCCTAAATCAAGTAACAAGACTTGAAAAATCGTATATTGGTATATCATTTTTTCTTGCTATATCCAATTTGGACCAAAATTGTTGCTTCGGTCTCTTAGTTAGGACCAAAGCTATATCCACTGTCCCGTTTGAAAATCCTTACTTGTATAAAAAATAATGAGTTCATCCAAATAGTTTAAACAGTTAGTACATGTATGTATTTGTGAAAGTATATTAGTGTGTAAAAATAATGAATTTCTAAAGAGTTTAAGAAGTGAGTGTGTGTTTATATCTGTGAAAGTGTTTTagtgtgtgaaaaaaaaattttgtatgtaaaaaatgtatttgagagaatttatgtatcaaaatctttaaattaatatattggatCATATTTGGGTAATGGATTTGAGATGACCCAATATgacccaacccaaaattaacCCAATCTAAAGTTGGATGGGTTGGGTATTACTTAGtgcctgtttgataacataaaaaagtgctgaaactgaattcattcagacattcagatgttgtgggtgtttgataaataaaaattcacctgctgaacttattaagtggtgctgaatttatatgtatttttttcagcacaagaatcgtagctgaatgcttaatttgataagaatcaagagatttacttcaactactttatcttatctaccaaatatatctctgtttgttaattacattcaaaattcttatctaattaaacaacctaatattccctattcaaaatccttatctaattaaacaaaacaacctgatattctctattcaaatttttttttttaacaatagcatttttttgcagtaattttcatctacaaacatttatattttgatatatatatttttttgtgcagataaatattatttatgtgATGCAGCTTATCCACACACACGTGGCTTTATGATACCATATCGAAATATTAGATATTGGTTGTCTGATTTTCGAAATGCTTTTCGTCCAAGATCAAAAGAAGAACGCTTTAACCAAGCACATGCAAGATTGAGAAATGTAGTTGAACATGCTTTTAGAGTATTAAAAGCTcgttttccaattttcaaaaTGATGAAACCATACCCTTTTCCCATACAAAGAAACATTGTCATTGTATGCATTGCTCTTCACaatcattgtcattttcatacctaacaattttaagttaattaaataataggttctattttctttttggattaaaagatagaagggcaaaattgtacaatttagcttattaagcattaagttatgaatatttatcaaacagtataaatagattcagcattaagattcagacattcatatatctcagacattcatatatctcttttcagtgtttaaaattcagcaaattaattatttcagtattcagaattcagaatttAGATTCAATGTTATCAAACGGAGCCTTATTGGATAGAGGATCTCGTCTCCTATATCAACACACCCAAAACCCACCCAACCCATCTAATTTTCCGATATACATGGTAGAATTGAACCAAAATTCAAGTATTTGTAAAGACCGTTGAATCAATGTGGCCGGAAAGAAAATACAAATGGAGTTACAAGAGATGGACCCTATATATCACTTTTTCTAGGAAATCAACATCAAGCAACTCAAGCTATGGGCCAATTGAGGAACGTCAGAAACCATGATTTCATGGCCAGGTTTTTGCATCAACATCAAACAACTCAAGCTATGGCCCAATTGAAGAACATCAGAAACATGATTTCATGGCCAGGCTTTTGCACAGGTAACCCAAGCAACCCCGGCTTAGTCAATTTGTACCAAAATATGATAACAACTGATATTAAAGGACCTAAGATCAGCCAACCAATCAATTTGATAAAGACTTCATGCACAATTTCTTTGACAAGTGTGCAATAATCTCAGTCATAAGTGAACTCTCACACAATCTAAAGGATTACTAATATTCACATTCCAATGATTATAACTAAAATCCAAATCGATCAACTTGCTTacataaaacttcaccaaaggaaaattaaaaaaaaaaatgtttggtCCAAATTAACTTTAGCCAAAACCAGATAATAGTTAAACAGCTTTAGAAAAGACAtgattttataatttattttgtattttttaaaataaaaatgattaagAATTATAATTTGTACATGCATTATTGAGCACTTTTATATGCGAACTATAAATTTGGCATGTCTATCAATCAATTTCATTTGGTCAAAAGTGATTATCTTACACTTATTCTACATTTTTTAGAGTTTGTATAATTTTTTGATGATTGTTGTATAATTTTTCTATATTCTTTACCcaatttcatgaattttttccttcatgtcaaaaaaattttattagattttataaaatactaaagataaatttcatcaaaattcaACATAGTGAGGACTACATTTGTTTGTGCGGAAATATTGAGAAACAATTTAGTGCATATTGTTGGATTTTGAGGACTAAAAgtacatttttttcatatcaaAGAGAGCTACTACCTCCTTTTACATATACACTAGATATTTTGCCCTGACGCAAAGCGTCAGGTAGGTAGGAAAGAATTGTTTAGTTGCTAAGAAAAGGAAGTAGACAAAGGTGAAGCTTTGGCGGTGGTTTGCATTGGTGTTAGCCAGGTGTTGCCTGTGTGGTTTTGTAGTATCTGGTTTGTAGTAGACCGACGTTTCCTACGCAATGATGATTGACCAATACTTACATTAGTTGTTGAAACCTCGTTAGCACCATTAGCAATAGATGCAGATAcattttgttcattttcctgCAAAATAACAAAAGCATAGTTaaagattatgaatttggtatGATTAAATAAGTGAATTTGAGTTGTAATAGATAACAGCTAACATCTTATCAACTGGTTAGTTTTAGCAAAGTACATGCTTAGAGGAAACCACCGTTAACATAAATAATTTAACATTTATTGCAAAGCATTTAAACAACAATTTATATTCCACAAGACATGCTTAAAACAAGCACAAACATACAGCTGGAAATTGCTCTGCATTATTCTCTGTAGATGGCAGTGATGAGCCTGAGCTTAACAAAGATTGAGCGATAGCCATATTTGGCTGCTTCATAGTATTTGGTTCACGTATATTAAAAGCCGTGACAGCTAGTGTACACACTCCTAATGGCGCATCATTCTTTGTCGCACGTTGAGCAGTAGCACGGCGCTCGCGTTTCCTTCGATTTTTCTCAGCACGAGCCTCTTCCAAACTTCCATATACTCTATTCCGACCCATTCTCAAAGTATGCgaatttccaagaaaacttTTCAAGTCATTTCTAAAGCTTCCAACGAAaactaaaaagaagaagaaagctaaaagagaagaaagaagaaaggttCCAGCAAAGCCAACTAAACAGTGAATCActtcaaaagcaaaacaaaatttttcaagTCATTTCTGAAGGCGCCAAAGAAAactaagaagaagaagatagttaaaagagaagaaagaaaactactGACCGCCCACCGCCCACTAACCAGCAGAAATTATTAACTTCCCAAAGACCAAGCAGAACTGGAGCCCGCATGGCAAGAGACCAAGCCTTGTCTGCATCAACGCGTCGCCAAGCTGGGCCTTGTCTGCATCAAGCTTCAGTCTGCGATTATTGCCAAAACATTAATCCTCCACAGGAAAAGACTTTGTATGAGTTCTGAAGTATTTCAACCGAagtacaactttcatgcttCTTTTTTGCAGAAACCAAAGAGATGCAAAAAATTCTACGAATTATGCTGAAATAAAATTTGCAACTAAGAATAATCCATAAATTTGAAATGCATATCCAGAAAACCTTCCCAACTTGAGCAATTAGGAAATACGTTTCGGAAATTCGTTTGCTTTGTCATTTTTACAAATACGTTTTGGGCATTAGAGAAAACCgaactttttcttttaaatttatttCTAACCTGTCCGAACTCACAACCAATGTTTCAGCAACACAAAAATTAAGAGAACCCAACAAATAAGCTACCATTATTGGAGCACAAACAAGAAAGTAAGGTCATGAAAAGCATTTAAAATTGGagcacaaaatttgaatttcagatAATGACAATACGGCGATAGCGATGGCGATGGTGATAGCGGTGGTGGGctgaaaaaaaccaaaaaaaaaaaaaaccaaagaaacTTCACCGTGCTTTTCTGATGAAGAAATTCAGCCACGACAATAGTGGTGGCGAAGTCTGGTCGGCAAACAATAACTCCTCCCTATTCCTGGAATTTCCTGTTTAGTTCTGACTTTggatttgcttttcttttcttttttcctcgaTTTCTTCTGTTTATTTAGGTGGATGATTGTGAAGATTGTGAAGGGGGATTTTGTATAGGAAGAGATGTTGATTAATGATTCTAGGGAATGAATGTCTGAAATGTCTGAGACGAGAGTGAGTTTTGTCTGGTAAAGGAAGCCACGCGGACAGCAGCCACCGCCCACTCAGCAGTGGAGCCAAAGCAACTACAATTATACCATGATACAAGAGGCCCACGCGTCTGAAGTGAAGTATAGAAGAGGGCCACGCGGACAGAAGCGAATTTCCAACAAAACCGCTGCCATCCATCACCAAAAGACCAAAATGCCCCTCAAAGTCACAAAAATAACGATATAACCGGTCCATTTCACACTGTTCACAAGCGGATTCTCGCTTTATATATGTAAGATTTCTTAATTCATTTCATTATCGTAATATTAGTGCATATTCAATATTCAATATCCTTGTGATTCTTGTATTGGTGTAAATACTTGTTTAACTTttatacttgtaat
It includes:
- the LOC113740427 gene encoding uncharacterized protein; translation: MGRNRVYGSLEEARAEKNRRKRERRATAQRATKNDAPLGVCTLAVTAFNIREPNTMKQPNMAIAQSLLSSGSSLPSTENNAEQFPAENEQNVSASIANGANEVSTTNVSIGQSSLRRKRRSTTNQILQNHTGNTWLTPMQTTAKASPLSTSFS
- the LOC113739069 gene encoding uncharacterized protein — its product is MLKAICMPAASNFKDWFDCFLKFQGKDGDATQVGEYAKAFLQEYWNIHKRQETRRYKEHTKWVAPDESYLNINMDGAFSKEATGVGVVVRNHLGQVEAIMATRVEGAHNAEHVECLAFLTALEFARDFGISHFLLERDALNIVQRINSNEPDLSLIGNLIHGIRAMLHTFDFVKVSHVRRTNNVPTHIMPKLSLSFEGSRVWFVNFPKSVIEAALVDLQ